Genomic window (Carassius auratus strain Wakin unplaced genomic scaffold, ASM336829v1 scaf_tig00059901, whole genome shotgun sequence):
TGAGAGAACATTAGATATATGgaatgcaggattttttttttcttctatttttttttttataattgtttatatgtACGGAGGATAtagcatttttaattgttttttttttttataataataattattaaaatgggtGTAATGTATGCACCACTAATGACTCtcggagagagaaagagagcagtgTCCTTGCTTACCTTTAAATGCTAcatttgcaggtttcttgaaagGTGATCATGATGTGCGATGCCAGTGAAATGTTGGCAGCTGCTTTGGAGCAGATGGATGGCATCATTGCAGGTACaactaaacaaatgaaaaatgctgTGTACAACAATTAttctttgtctctttttttttaataccatttGCAGCTTTAAACAGTCATCAACAGagtagtcttttttttattattggcaattatttgaaataacttAAGGCCAATGCACTTACGTAAACTGGCAAGGAGAATAAATCTGCACTCTTGAGTGTTTCTGCAGATTTGTAAGATCTGAGAGTACTGTATGCGTAGTGAGCAACATTACAAGCTTTTTCCACTATTTCAGCACTGATGAAATCTAATGCACATTCAGTATGTGACCACACTTTTGTCCATCTCTGGGAACATCAGGGACACATCAGAGAAAAATGAAAGTCTTTGTCTGGACAAAAGTGAGTCTCTTGAAGATTATGTTTTCCTATTCAAGCTGTAATTATGGCAGAGGACATCCCACTGTTTACATCTTCTGACAGTAAGCCATCCGAACAGTGCGGTCACAGTCATCCAAcctgtgttttgttttggataGTGCTCAAAGTAGATACAGCAACAAAAGtcataaaaaaattcagtcaGTACTCACTTTTTAGTTTTTAGGTAATACCACCACATAGTCACgttccaaaaatgacaaaaaaatatcacaatagaATTAGTCCATCAAGTTTGTGAACTATTGCAACCAATTGAATTGTACACGGAACCCAACAATTTTGTTCATCCCTAAATCCCTTCACTGACTCTCATTCCCACACTTGCCACAGGTTCTAAGGCTATGAACTACACCAATGGCCTGTTTGATTGTCAGTCACCAACGTCGCCTTTCCTAGGCAGCCTTCGGGTGCTGCATCTCTTGGAGGACCTGAGGGCTGCGTTGGACCTGATGGATTCAGGGGAAAAAGAAAGTCTACGCAGTCAGGTGTCCGAAACCACAGCTGAGGGTCTGATCGAGTGGCTACAAGGCCAACTGGTgggttttttcctctttttt
Coding sequences:
- the LOC113090753 gene encoding liprin-beta-1-like, encoding MMCDASEMLAAALEQMDGIIAGSKAMNYTNGLFDCQSPTSPFLGSLRVLHLLEDLRAALDLMDSGEKESLRSQVSETTAEGLIEWLQGQL